In Triticum aestivum cultivar Chinese Spring chromosome 5B, IWGSC CS RefSeq v2.1, whole genome shotgun sequence, the following proteins share a genomic window:
- the LOC123111445 gene encoding uncharacterized protein isoform X4 yields the protein MAAKEADGDHFIEMVSAGALYRGGEWERKYWSCSRGKDRHPYPVGYHAVRHFSGISYAMEIQQGPRGPVFQVTSTEGDCATGQTPDIAWKNFHKKTGAKVRDWQRVGSFPQKIDGVELFGFKNASVQRLLRQLLVDSTGFGIDMPSPKIYGAASPSTDTVAADVSDDHEEQHVCLDKTVVTAKRSMNPIQEEGTAKRAHNQDMLTSADNSAVELDKSARQSFNKGDPVSNSQLSVVSTPICMPPLLEEIPCDSKCTLVNDKLGDYVPNSSQEDGLSSSSYLGSEKSDLEAAEKEVARSMMTFLLPQAIPLLEKTYRRRKVKQKKKEDAVLARSVAAQNPSADGCKAGATLPTSVGEGNMNGSQAHVHEEPLCEAVKDIGPNYDSMNGEQISKSDDMKAVVADSFEDDGQVGGDSKSKPTAAHHEFDDACSREPNENLKLLNSRRENHAEFSECQVEVHSRKDIPDVVYDHEKGQYILSDSLLACLEEEFGMDDSSHPVHYNHGNGNVEAAQRQQRLKDPKEVINNGFSISTDGAGDNNMGNRHDVSHARSNINHVNGLLSKHPETSSKGSDHHLELMGCYLHPMPVLSIMLNTKDSSSLNIYVLCGSSESCKRFLYVYDITPNDHHEKPPNFVGYTTLLLPSLEQASTGNSTFGRSGIQFTPDGQFLVLLSGIRIPCCRMQSIDCSCSLCKVDQCGDNSLKIVSVNFGYISLLTKLMPSGTVSCFSISEPNYVVAAEDSRNLHVWMMVAGWSVISEEYVISSSGNVGPSILELRKMPTSSSLIIGHDGAGGFCLWDISKRTLLSTFASPGDIVFQILPLGFCSLQEDVIHASVDDIERRLQEITVSDMSEKDDHESNLMLSGKDIAVWIMVSSASVAEYQHDLRAKEHNARWRLALLANNKVLMGNVFDSRATSVDACGNHGFVGTRGGFLYMWELSSGRKLTSTQCFNCSRVSCVAVGAKSSVVAVADDGCQLLLYAQKRV from the exons GTCACATCCACCGAGGGAGATTGCGCGACAGGGCAGACACCGGACATAGCTTGGAAGAACTTCCATAAGAAGACAGGGGCCAAAGTCAGGGACTGGCAGAGGGTGGGGAGCTTCCCTCAGAAGATTGACGGCGTCGAG CTTTTTGGGTTCAAAAATGCATCTGTTCAGAGACTGCTTCGTCAGCTTCTAGTAGATTCGACTGGATTTGGAATAGACATGCCTTCTCCAAAAATTTATGGTGCTGCTTCACCGTCAACTGATACGGTTGCAGCTGATGTTTCTGATGATCATGAAGAGCAGCATGTTTGTTTGGACAAGACTGTTGTAACTGCTAAAAGAAGTATGAACCCGATCCAGGAGGAAGGTACCGCTAAGAGAGCCCACAACCAGGATATGTTGACTTCAGCTGATAACAGCGCAGTAGAGTTGGATAAATCTGCTCGTCAAAGTTTCAACAAG GGAGATCCTGTAAGCAACTCACAGTTGTCTGTTGTCTCTACTCCAATATGCATGCCTCCATTGCTGGAGGAAATACCCTGTGATTCAAAATGCACTCTGGTTAATGATAAGTTGGGAGACTATGTTCCAAATTCATCTCAGGAAGATGGTCTATCTTCCAGTTCTTATTTAGGCTCTGAAAAGTCTGACCTGGAAGCAGCAGAGAAGGAAGTAGCCAGGTCTATGATGACATTTTTGCTTCCCCAAGCTATCCCCCTTCTGGAGAAAACTTACAGAAGAAGGAAGGTTaagcaaaaaaagaaagaagatgCAGTTTTAGCGAGAAGTGTTGCAGCTCAAAATCCCTCTGCTGATGGTTGCAAAG CAGGTGCCACTTTGCCTACAAGTGTTGGTGAAGGGAACATGAATGGCTCTCAAGCACATGTACACGAGGAACCTCTGTGTGAGGCGGTTAAAGACATCGGCCCTAATTATGATTCCATGAATGGTGAACAAATCTCTAAATCAGACGACATGAAAGCTGTCGTCGCAGATAGTTTTGAGGATGATGGACAGGTTGGGGGTGACAGCAAATCCAAACCTACGGCTGCTCACCATGAGTTTGATGATGCATGCTCTAGGGAACCTAATGAGAACTTAAAGTTGCTAAATAGCAGAAGGGAAAATCATGCTGAATTTTCTGAGTGTCAGGTTGAGGTACACAGTAGAAAAGATATTCCTGATGTGGTATATGATCATGAGAAAGGTCAGTATATTTTGTCTGATTCGCTCCTTGCTTGTCTAGAGGAAGAGTTTGGCATGGATGATAGTTCCCACCCCGTGCACTACAATCATGGTAACGGCAATGTTGAAGCAGCGCAGCGCCAGCAGCGGTTGAAGGACCCAAAAGAAGTTATCAACAATGGCTTTTCAATATCCACAGACGGGGCAGGTGACAATAACATGGGCAATAGGCACGATGTTTCTCATGCACGTTCAAACATTAATCATGTGAATGGTCTACTATCCAAACACCCAGAAACATCATCAAAAGGATCAGATCATCATCTAGAACTTATGGGCTGCTACCTGCACCCGATGCCCGTCTTGTCTATCATGCTGAACACCAAAGACAGTAGCAGTTTAAATATTTATGTACTCTGTGGATCTTCAGAGAGCTGTAAGAGATTTCTCTACGTGTATGACATCACTCCTAATGATCACCATGAGAAACCACCTAATTTTGTTGGTTACACTACCCTTCTACTACCCTCATTGGAGCAGGCTTCTACAGGGAAT TCTACATTTGGAAGATCTGGGATACAGTTTACACCTGATGGGCAGTTTCTTGTCCTCCTTAGCGGTATACGGATACCATGTTGCAG GATGCAAAGCATTGATTGTTCATGCTCCTTGTGCAAAGTGGATCAGTGCGGCGACAATTCTCTGAAGATTGTATCTGTTAACTTCGGCTACATCTCGCTGTTGACCAAATTGATGCCTTCTGGGACAGTGTCTTGCTTTTCGATATCTGAGCCAAATTATGTTGTAGCAGCTGAAGACAGCAGAAACTTGCATGTATGGATGATGGTAGCTGGATGGAG TGTGATCTCTGAGGAGTATGTCATTTCTAGTTCAGGTAATGTGGGTCCCTCAATACTGGAGCTTAGAAAAATGCCAACAAGCAGCTCTCTCATTATTGGTCATGATGGCGCAGGTGGCTTTTGTTTGTG GGACATCTCCAAGCGAACACTTTTGTCAACTTTTGCATCTCCAGGGGACATCGTCTTCCAGATTCTTCCTCTAGGCTTCTGTAGTTTACAGGAGGATGTTATTCATGCTTCAGTTGATGACATAGAGAGAAGGTTACAAGAGATCACAGTGAGTGACATGTCGGAAAAAGATGACCATGAATCCAATCTGATGTTATCAGGAAAAGATATAGCGGTTTGGATTATGGTATCTTCTGCTTCAGTAGCTGAGTACCAACACGACCTTCGAGCAAAAGAACACAATGCTCGATGGAGGCTAGCTTTGCTGGCAAACAATAAAGTTTTAATGGGAAATGTTTTTGATTCAAG GGCTACTTCTGTAGATGCCTGTGGTAACCATGGATTTGTTGGAACACGTGGAGGTTTCTTGTATATGTGGGAATTATCTTCTGGGAGAAAACTTACCAGCACACAGTGCTTCAACT GTTCTCGAGTTTCATGTGTTGCTGTTGGTGCCAAATCAAGCGTAGTGGCAGTAGCTGACGATGGCTGCCAGCTATTACTTTACGCTCAAAAGAGGGTGTAA
- the LOC123111445 gene encoding uncharacterized protein isoform X3: MGTTSSRWCRRVRFTAAANGSASTGAAQGSRQLDLHVESMVGVLPNTSPFLVCSPKGKDRHPYPVGYHAVRHFSGISYAMEIQQGPRGPVFQVTSTEGDCATGQTPDIAWKNFHKKTGAKVRDWQRVGSFPQKIDGVELFGFKNASVQRLLRQLLVDSTGFGIDMPSPKIYGAASPSTDTVAADVSDDHEEQHVCLDKTVVTAKRSMNPIQEEGTAKRAHNQDMLTSADNSAVELDKSARQSFNKGDPVSNSQLSVVSTPICMPPLLEEIPCDSKCTLVNDKLGDYVPNSSQEDGLSSSSYLGSEKSDLEAAEKEVARSMMTFLLPQAIPLLEKTYRRRKVKQKKKEDAVLARSVAAQNPSADGCKAGATLPTSVGEGNMNGSQAHVHEEPLCEAVKDIGPNYDSMNGEQISKSDDMKAVVADSFEDDGQVGGDSKSKPTAAHHEFDDACSREPNENLKLLNSRRENHAEFSECQVEVHSRKDIPDVVYDHEKGQYILSDSLLACLEEEFGMDDSSHPVHYNHGNGNVEAAQRQQRLKDPKEVINNGFSISTDGAGDNNMGNRHDVSHARSNINHVNGLLSKHPETSSKGSDHHLELMGCYLHPMPVLSIMLNTKDSSSLNIYVLCGSSESCKRFLYVYDITPNDHHEKPPNFVGYTTLLLPSLEQASTGNSTFGRSGIQFTPDGQFLVLLSGIRIPCCRMQSIDCSCSLCKVDQCGDNSLKIVSVNFGYISLLTKLMPSGTVSCFSISEPNYVVAAEDSRNLHVWMMVAGWSSGNVGPSILELRKMPTSSSLIIGHDGAGGFCLWDISKRTLLSTFASPGDIVFQILPLGFCSLQEDVIHASVDDIERRLQEITVSDMSEKDDHESNLMLSGKDIAVWIMVSSASVAEYQHDLRAKEHNARWRLALLANNKVLMGNVFDSRATSVDACGNHGFVGTRGGFLYMWELSSGRKLTSTQCFNCSRVSCVAVGAKSSVVAVADDGCQLLLYAQKRV, encoded by the exons GTCACATCCACCGAGGGAGATTGCGCGACAGGGCAGACACCGGACATAGCTTGGAAGAACTTCCATAAGAAGACAGGGGCCAAAGTCAGGGACTGGCAGAGGGTGGGGAGCTTCCCTCAGAAGATTGACGGCGTCGAG CTTTTTGGGTTCAAAAATGCATCTGTTCAGAGACTGCTTCGTCAGCTTCTAGTAGATTCGACTGGATTTGGAATAGACATGCCTTCTCCAAAAATTTATGGTGCTGCTTCACCGTCAACTGATACGGTTGCAGCTGATGTTTCTGATGATCATGAAGAGCAGCATGTTTGTTTGGACAAGACTGTTGTAACTGCTAAAAGAAGTATGAACCCGATCCAGGAGGAAGGTACCGCTAAGAGAGCCCACAACCAGGATATGTTGACTTCAGCTGATAACAGCGCAGTAGAGTTGGATAAATCTGCTCGTCAAAGTTTCAACAAG GGAGATCCTGTAAGCAACTCACAGTTGTCTGTTGTCTCTACTCCAATATGCATGCCTCCATTGCTGGAGGAAATACCCTGTGATTCAAAATGCACTCTGGTTAATGATAAGTTGGGAGACTATGTTCCAAATTCATCTCAGGAAGATGGTCTATCTTCCAGTTCTTATTTAGGCTCTGAAAAGTCTGACCTGGAAGCAGCAGAGAAGGAAGTAGCCAGGTCTATGATGACATTTTTGCTTCCCCAAGCTATCCCCCTTCTGGAGAAAACTTACAGAAGAAGGAAGGTTaagcaaaaaaagaaagaagatgCAGTTTTAGCGAGAAGTGTTGCAGCTCAAAATCCCTCTGCTGATGGTTGCAAAG CAGGTGCCACTTTGCCTACAAGTGTTGGTGAAGGGAACATGAATGGCTCTCAAGCACATGTACACGAGGAACCTCTGTGTGAGGCGGTTAAAGACATCGGCCCTAATTATGATTCCATGAATGGTGAACAAATCTCTAAATCAGACGACATGAAAGCTGTCGTCGCAGATAGTTTTGAGGATGATGGACAGGTTGGGGGTGACAGCAAATCCAAACCTACGGCTGCTCACCATGAGTTTGATGATGCATGCTCTAGGGAACCTAATGAGAACTTAAAGTTGCTAAATAGCAGAAGGGAAAATCATGCTGAATTTTCTGAGTGTCAGGTTGAGGTACACAGTAGAAAAGATATTCCTGATGTGGTATATGATCATGAGAAAGGTCAGTATATTTTGTCTGATTCGCTCCTTGCTTGTCTAGAGGAAGAGTTTGGCATGGATGATAGTTCCCACCCCGTGCACTACAATCATGGTAACGGCAATGTTGAAGCAGCGCAGCGCCAGCAGCGGTTGAAGGACCCAAAAGAAGTTATCAACAATGGCTTTTCAATATCCACAGACGGGGCAGGTGACAATAACATGGGCAATAGGCACGATGTTTCTCATGCACGTTCAAACATTAATCATGTGAATGGTCTACTATCCAAACACCCAGAAACATCATCAAAAGGATCAGATCATCATCTAGAACTTATGGGCTGCTACCTGCACCCGATGCCCGTCTTGTCTATCATGCTGAACACCAAAGACAGTAGCAGTTTAAATATTTATGTACTCTGTGGATCTTCAGAGAGCTGTAAGAGATTTCTCTACGTGTATGACATCACTCCTAATGATCACCATGAGAAACCACCTAATTTTGTTGGTTACACTACCCTTCTACTACCCTCATTGGAGCAGGCTTCTACAGGGAAT TCTACATTTGGAAGATCTGGGATACAGTTTACACCTGATGGGCAGTTTCTTGTCCTCCTTAGCGGTATACGGATACCATGTTGCAG GATGCAAAGCATTGATTGTTCATGCTCCTTGTGCAAAGTGGATCAGTGCGGCGACAATTCTCTGAAGATTGTATCTGTTAACTTCGGCTACATCTCGCTGTTGACCAAATTGATGCCTTCTGGGACAGTGTCTTGCTTTTCGATATCTGAGCCAAATTATGTTGTAGCAGCTGAAGACAGCAGAAACTTGCATGTATGGATGATGGTAGCTGGATGGAG TTCAGGTAATGTGGGTCCCTCAATACTGGAGCTTAGAAAAATGCCAACAAGCAGCTCTCTCATTATTGGTCATGATGGCGCAGGTGGCTTTTGTTTGTG GGACATCTCCAAGCGAACACTTTTGTCAACTTTTGCATCTCCAGGGGACATCGTCTTCCAGATTCTTCCTCTAGGCTTCTGTAGTTTACAGGAGGATGTTATTCATGCTTCAGTTGATGACATAGAGAGAAGGTTACAAGAGATCACAGTGAGTGACATGTCGGAAAAAGATGACCATGAATCCAATCTGATGTTATCAGGAAAAGATATAGCGGTTTGGATTATGGTATCTTCTGCTTCAGTAGCTGAGTACCAACACGACCTTCGAGCAAAAGAACACAATGCTCGATGGAGGCTAGCTTTGCTGGCAAACAATAAAGTTTTAATGGGAAATGTTTTTGATTCAAG GGCTACTTCTGTAGATGCCTGTGGTAACCATGGATTTGTTGGAACACGTGGAGGTTTCTTGTATATGTGGGAATTATCTTCTGGGAGAAAACTTACCAGCACACAGTGCTTCAACT GTTCTCGAGTTTCATGTGTTGCTGTTGGTGCCAAATCAAGCGTAGTGGCAGTAGCTGACGATGGCTGCCAGCTATTACTTTACGCTCAAAAGAGGGTGTAA
- the LOC123111445 gene encoding uncharacterized protein isoform X2 — MGTTSSRWCRRVRFTAAANGSASTGAAQGSRQLDLHVESMVGVLPNTSPFLVCSPKGKDRHPYPVGYHAVRHFSGISYAMEIQQGPRGPVFQVTSTEGDCATGQTPDIAWKNFHKKTGAKVRDWQRVGSFPQKIDGVELFGFKNASVQRLLRQLLVDSTGFGIDMPSPKIYGAASPSTDTVAADVSDDHEEQHVCLDKTVVTAKRSMNPIQEEGTAKRAHNQDMLTSADNSAVELDKSARQSFNKGDPVSNSQLSVVSTPICMPPLLEEIPCDSKCTLVNDKLGDYVPNSSQEDGLSSSSYLGSEKSDLEAAEKEVARSMMTFLLPQAIPLLEKTYRRRKVKQKKKEDAVLARSVAAQNPSADGCKGATLPTSVGEGNMNGSQAHVHEEPLCEAVKDIGPNYDSMNGEQISKSDDMKAVVADSFEDDGQVGGDSKSKPTAAHHEFDDACSREPNENLKLLNSRRENHAEFSECQVEVHSRKDIPDVVYDHEKGQYILSDSLLACLEEEFGMDDSSHPVHYNHGNGNVEAAQRQQRLKDPKEVINNGFSISTDGAGDNNMGNRHDVSHARSNINHVNGLLSKHPETSSKGSDHHLELMGCYLHPMPVLSIMLNTKDSSSLNIYVLCGSSESCKRFLYVYDITPNDHHEKPPNFVGYTTLLLPSLEQASTGNSTFGRSGIQFTPDGQFLVLLSGIRIPCCRMQSIDCSCSLCKVDQCGDNSLKIVSVNFGYISLLTKLMPSGTVSCFSISEPNYVVAAEDSRNLHVWMMVAGWSVISEEYVISSSGNVGPSILELRKMPTSSSLIIGHDGAGGFCLWDISKRTLLSTFASPGDIVFQILPLGFCSLQEDVIHASVDDIERRLQEITVSDMSEKDDHESNLMLSGKDIAVWIMVSSASVAEYQHDLRAKEHNARWRLALLANNKVLMGNVFDSRATSVDACGNHGFVGTRGGFLYMWELSSGRKLTSTQCFNCSRVSCVAVGAKSSVVAVADDGCQLLLYAQKRV; from the exons GTCACATCCACCGAGGGAGATTGCGCGACAGGGCAGACACCGGACATAGCTTGGAAGAACTTCCATAAGAAGACAGGGGCCAAAGTCAGGGACTGGCAGAGGGTGGGGAGCTTCCCTCAGAAGATTGACGGCGTCGAG CTTTTTGGGTTCAAAAATGCATCTGTTCAGAGACTGCTTCGTCAGCTTCTAGTAGATTCGACTGGATTTGGAATAGACATGCCTTCTCCAAAAATTTATGGTGCTGCTTCACCGTCAACTGATACGGTTGCAGCTGATGTTTCTGATGATCATGAAGAGCAGCATGTTTGTTTGGACAAGACTGTTGTAACTGCTAAAAGAAGTATGAACCCGATCCAGGAGGAAGGTACCGCTAAGAGAGCCCACAACCAGGATATGTTGACTTCAGCTGATAACAGCGCAGTAGAGTTGGATAAATCTGCTCGTCAAAGTTTCAACAAG GGAGATCCTGTAAGCAACTCACAGTTGTCTGTTGTCTCTACTCCAATATGCATGCCTCCATTGCTGGAGGAAATACCCTGTGATTCAAAATGCACTCTGGTTAATGATAAGTTGGGAGACTATGTTCCAAATTCATCTCAGGAAGATGGTCTATCTTCCAGTTCTTATTTAGGCTCTGAAAAGTCTGACCTGGAAGCAGCAGAGAAGGAAGTAGCCAGGTCTATGATGACATTTTTGCTTCCCCAAGCTATCCCCCTTCTGGAGAAAACTTACAGAAGAAGGAAGGTTaagcaaaaaaagaaagaagatgCAGTTTTAGCGAGAAGTGTTGCAGCTCAAAATCCCTCTGCTGATGGTTGCAAAG GTGCCACTTTGCCTACAAGTGTTGGTGAAGGGAACATGAATGGCTCTCAAGCACATGTACACGAGGAACCTCTGTGTGAGGCGGTTAAAGACATCGGCCCTAATTATGATTCCATGAATGGTGAACAAATCTCTAAATCAGACGACATGAAAGCTGTCGTCGCAGATAGTTTTGAGGATGATGGACAGGTTGGGGGTGACAGCAAATCCAAACCTACGGCTGCTCACCATGAGTTTGATGATGCATGCTCTAGGGAACCTAATGAGAACTTAAAGTTGCTAAATAGCAGAAGGGAAAATCATGCTGAATTTTCTGAGTGTCAGGTTGAGGTACACAGTAGAAAAGATATTCCTGATGTGGTATATGATCATGAGAAAGGTCAGTATATTTTGTCTGATTCGCTCCTTGCTTGTCTAGAGGAAGAGTTTGGCATGGATGATAGTTCCCACCCCGTGCACTACAATCATGGTAACGGCAATGTTGAAGCAGCGCAGCGCCAGCAGCGGTTGAAGGACCCAAAAGAAGTTATCAACAATGGCTTTTCAATATCCACAGACGGGGCAGGTGACAATAACATGGGCAATAGGCACGATGTTTCTCATGCACGTTCAAACATTAATCATGTGAATGGTCTACTATCCAAACACCCAGAAACATCATCAAAAGGATCAGATCATCATCTAGAACTTATGGGCTGCTACCTGCACCCGATGCCCGTCTTGTCTATCATGCTGAACACCAAAGACAGTAGCAGTTTAAATATTTATGTACTCTGTGGATCTTCAGAGAGCTGTAAGAGATTTCTCTACGTGTATGACATCACTCCTAATGATCACCATGAGAAACCACCTAATTTTGTTGGTTACACTACCCTTCTACTACCCTCATTGGAGCAGGCTTCTACAGGGAAT TCTACATTTGGAAGATCTGGGATACAGTTTACACCTGATGGGCAGTTTCTTGTCCTCCTTAGCGGTATACGGATACCATGTTGCAG GATGCAAAGCATTGATTGTTCATGCTCCTTGTGCAAAGTGGATCAGTGCGGCGACAATTCTCTGAAGATTGTATCTGTTAACTTCGGCTACATCTCGCTGTTGACCAAATTGATGCCTTCTGGGACAGTGTCTTGCTTTTCGATATCTGAGCCAAATTATGTTGTAGCAGCTGAAGACAGCAGAAACTTGCATGTATGGATGATGGTAGCTGGATGGAG TGTGATCTCTGAGGAGTATGTCATTTCTAGTTCAGGTAATGTGGGTCCCTCAATACTGGAGCTTAGAAAAATGCCAACAAGCAGCTCTCTCATTATTGGTCATGATGGCGCAGGTGGCTTTTGTTTGTG GGACATCTCCAAGCGAACACTTTTGTCAACTTTTGCATCTCCAGGGGACATCGTCTTCCAGATTCTTCCTCTAGGCTTCTGTAGTTTACAGGAGGATGTTATTCATGCTTCAGTTGATGACATAGAGAGAAGGTTACAAGAGATCACAGTGAGTGACATGTCGGAAAAAGATGACCATGAATCCAATCTGATGTTATCAGGAAAAGATATAGCGGTTTGGATTATGGTATCTTCTGCTTCAGTAGCTGAGTACCAACACGACCTTCGAGCAAAAGAACACAATGCTCGATGGAGGCTAGCTTTGCTGGCAAACAATAAAGTTTTAATGGGAAATGTTTTTGATTCAAG GGCTACTTCTGTAGATGCCTGTGGTAACCATGGATTTGTTGGAACACGTGGAGGTTTCTTGTATATGTGGGAATTATCTTCTGGGAGAAAACTTACCAGCACACAGTGCTTCAACT GTTCTCGAGTTTCATGTGTTGCTGTTGGTGCCAAATCAAGCGTAGTGGCAGTAGCTGACGATGGCTGCCAGCTATTACTTTACGCTCAAAAGAGGGTGTAA